From a single bacterium genomic region:
- a CDS encoding serine/threonine-protein kinase, giving the protein MIPGEHVAHYEIIGPIGRGGMGEVFRARDTRLGREVALKVLPTDLQDDPERLARFRREAKVLASLNHTNIAAIHGLEQDGERLVLAMELAPGETLEARLARGAMPAEAVIDVALQVAAGLEEAHQKGVVHRDLKPANVKLGPEGQVKILDFGLARALAGEEGTAGDPDMSPTLTAAMTGAGVILGTAAYMSPEQARGHAVDARTDIWAFGVILWELLAGRRLFAGETVSDTLAMVLRADPEWDALPPDLPPSLVGLVKRCLQRDRRQRLHHIADARIVLEEIRRDGTSAHMGASGVGLASGLTGGAVTMHGRRARLVAGAGWLVAAALAVAVLAWQAMRDTPPLPRSVRVDLQLPAGKWIASQRQSIAIAPAGDVIALALNDSTGRRLYVRDLADPVLRPVAGTDGGATPFFSPDGRSLAFTQAGRLKKVALDGGSPIDLCASEWGGGAWLADGRIVLTRSYAGGLDVVDAGGGPVKPLTEPDPASGELGHWWPQVLPGGEWIVYTSWNTPIEKARIMAFSLRSGERRLLVEGGSHGLWLPTGHLTWVRDLKLMAAPFDLDKLKITGTPEPLLEDIYLNSSDGYSNLAVGSDGTLVYAPSSVMEYPVELVWSDRAGHVSPTGLPVGRYASPRLSPDGRTLAVAVKEQGNTDIWLHDLQRGTRTRFTFSPTSDFNPVWSLDGRKVYYNGEEPQYTIYSRPADGSAGPTLLLKEPVDTLPTSASPDGRLLVFTRSDPVSDSDIWLLPLDGSGPTRPFIKSDFAEAKGVVSPDGRWLAYMSNESGREEVYAMRFPEGGTRVQVSIDGGDEPQWSARGDEIVFRGAGAFHATAVDLGAARADDLVKGRPRRIFSRAFDEDWTGAAYSFTADGQRLLAVRVPPASMPATLRVVLHWFTELDERGRNTP; this is encoded by the coding sequence ATGATTCCCGGCGAGCACGTGGCGCACTACGAGATCATCGGCCCCATCGGACGCGGCGGCATGGGCGAGGTCTTCCGCGCGCGCGACACGCGCCTCGGGCGCGAGGTCGCGTTGAAGGTGCTGCCGACCGACCTGCAGGACGATCCCGAGCGCCTGGCGCGTTTCCGGCGCGAGGCCAAGGTCCTCGCCTCGCTGAACCACACGAACATCGCGGCCATCCACGGCCTGGAGCAGGACGGCGAGCGGCTGGTGCTGGCGATGGAACTGGCGCCGGGCGAGACGCTCGAAGCGCGCCTTGCGCGGGGGGCGATGCCTGCTGAGGCCGTGATCGATGTGGCGCTGCAGGTCGCCGCCGGCCTCGAGGAAGCGCACCAGAAAGGTGTCGTCCACCGCGATCTCAAGCCGGCGAACGTGAAGCTCGGGCCGGAGGGACAGGTCAAGATCCTCGACTTCGGCCTGGCGCGCGCGCTCGCGGGCGAGGAAGGCACAGCCGGCGATCCCGACATGTCGCCAACGCTGACCGCGGCGATGACCGGCGCCGGCGTGATCCTCGGCACGGCCGCGTACATGAGCCCCGAACAGGCGCGCGGGCACGCCGTCGACGCGCGCACCGACATCTGGGCTTTCGGCGTCATCCTCTGGGAACTGCTGGCCGGTCGGCGGCTGTTCGCGGGTGAGACCGTCAGCGATACGCTGGCGATGGTCCTGCGCGCCGACCCGGAGTGGGACGCGCTGCCGCCCGACCTGCCGCCCAGCCTGGTCGGCCTGGTGAAGCGCTGCCTGCAGCGCGACCGCCGGCAGCGGCTGCACCACATCGCCGATGCGCGCATCGTGCTCGAGGAGATCCGGCGCGACGGCACTTCCGCGCACATGGGCGCCTCGGGAGTGGGCCTCGCCAGCGGACTGACCGGCGGTGCAGTCACGATGCACGGCCGTCGCGCACGCCTCGTCGCCGGTGCGGGCTGGCTGGTCGCGGCCGCCCTGGCGGTCGCGGTTCTGGCCTGGCAGGCCATGCGCGACACGCCACCTTTGCCGCGGTCGGTGCGCGTCGATCTGCAGTTGCCCGCCGGCAAGTGGATCGCGAGCCAGCGCCAGAGCATTGCCATTGCGCCCGCAGGCGACGTCATCGCGCTGGCGCTGAACGACTCGACCGGGCGTCGCCTCTATGTGCGGGACCTGGCCGACCCCGTGCTGCGGCCCGTTGCCGGTACCGATGGCGGCGCCACGCCGTTCTTCTCGCCCGACGGTCGCAGCCTCGCCTTCACGCAGGCGGGCCGGCTGAAGAAGGTCGCCCTCGACGGCGGCTCGCCGATCGACCTGTGCGCCAGTGAGTGGGGCGGCGGGGCATGGCTTGCCGATGGTCGCATCGTGCTCACGCGGAGCTACGCGGGCGGGCTCGACGTCGTCGATGCGGGCGGCGGCCCGGTCAAGCCGCTCACCGAGCCCGATCCCGCCAGCGGGGAGCTCGGCCACTGGTGGCCGCAGGTGCTGCCGGGCGGCGAGTGGATCGTCTACACGAGCTGGAACACGCCGATCGAGAAGGCGCGCATCATGGCTTTCTCGTTGCGCAGCGGTGAACGGCGCCTGCTGGTCGAGGGCGGCTCTCACGGCCTGTGGCTGCCGACCGGACACCTGACCTGGGTGCGCGACCTCAAGCTCATGGCCGCGCCGTTCGACCTCGACAAACTCAAGATCACCGGCACGCCGGAACCGCTGCTCGAGGACATCTACCTGAACTCCAGCGACGGCTACTCGAACCTCGCGGTGGGTTCCGACGGAACGCTGGTCTACGCACCCTCGTCGGTCATGGAGTACCCGGTCGAGCTCGTCTGGTCCGACCGGGCGGGTCACGTCAGCCCGACCGGCCTGCCGGTCGGCCGCTACGCGTCGCCACGCCTGTCCCCGGACGGCCGCACGCTGGCAGTCGCCGTCAAGGAGCAGGGCAACACCGACATCTGGCTGCACGACCTGCAGCGGGGTACCCGGACGCGCTTCACATTCTCGCCGACGAGTGACTTCAACCCGGTGTGGTCGCTCGACGGGCGTAAGGTCTACTACAACGGCGAGGAGCCGCAGTACACGATCTACAGCCGTCCGGCGGACGGTTCGGCCGGACCGACGCTCCTGCTCAAGGAGCCGGTCGACACGCTGCCGACTTCCGCCTCGCCTGATGGGCGCCTGCTCGTCTTCACCCGCTCGGATCCGGTCTCCGACAGCGACATCTGGCTGCTTCCCCTGGACGGCTCGGGGCCGACGCGCCCGTTCATCAAGAGCGACTTCGCAGAGGCCAAGGGCGTGGTCTCGCCCGACGGTCGCTGGCTCGCCTACATGTCGAACGAGAGCGGGCGCGAGGAAGTCTACGCGATGCGATTCCCGGAAGGGGGTACGCGCGTGCAGGTCTCGATCGACGGCGGCGACGAACCGCAGTGGTCTGCACGCGGCGATGAGATCGTCTTCCGCGGCGCCGGTGCCTTCCATGCGACAGCCGTCGATCTGGGCGCCGCGCGGGCCGACGATCTGGTCAAGGGACGCCCACGCCGCATCTTCTCGCGCGCCTTCGACGAAGACTGGACGGGCGCCGCCTATTCGTTCACGGCCGACGGGCAGCGCCTGCTGGCCGTGCGCGTCCCGCCGGCCTCGATGCCGGCCACGCTGCGGGTAGTCCTTCACTGGTTCACCGAGCTCGACGAGCGCGGCCGCAACACGCCCTGA
- a CDS encoding NAD(P)-binding domain-containing protein yields MARIGIIGSGVVARTLGSGFLEHGHEVTLGTRDVAQLEPWRQETGGRGQVGSFADAAAFGEIVVLATKGAATKAAMGLAGIANLAGKTVIDTTNPIDDTQSPRDGVLSFYTEAGDSQLERLQALAPAARLVKAFSCVGAPFMVNPPFSEKPTMFICGNDEAARRQVAGIVAEFGWEVEDAGSAAAAGAIEALCILWCIPGFRENRWTHAFRMVKK; encoded by the coding sequence ATGGCGCGCATCGGCATCATCGGTTCGGGTGTGGTGGCCCGCACGCTCGGCAGCGGCTTCCTGGAGCACGGACACGAAGTGACCCTCGGCACGCGCGATGTGGCGCAGCTCGAACCGTGGCGGCAGGAGACCGGCGGCCGCGGCCAGGTCGGCTCGTTCGCCGATGCCGCGGCGTTCGGCGAGATCGTCGTCCTGGCCACCAAGGGCGCCGCCACGAAGGCGGCCATGGGCCTGGCCGGCATCGCGAACCTGGCGGGCAAGACGGTGATCGACACCACCAACCCGATCGACGACACGCAATCGCCGCGCGACGGCGTGCTCAGCTTCTACACCGAGGCCGGCGATTCGCAGCTGGAACGCCTGCAGGCGCTGGCCCCCGCGGCCCGGCTGGTGAAGGCCTTCAGTTGCGTGGGCGCGCCGTTCATGGTCAACCCGCCGTTCAGCGAGAAGCCCACCATGTTCATCTGCGGCAACGACGAGGCGGCCCGGCGGCAGGTGGCCGGAATCGTGGCCGAATTCGGCTGGGAAGTGGAGGACGCGGGCAGCGCCGCGGCGGCCGGCGCCATCGAGGCGCTGTGCATCCTCTGGTGCATCCCGGGCTTCCGTGAGAACCGGTGGACGCATGCGTTCCGGATGGTGAAGAAGTAA
- a CDS encoding DUF883 domain-containing protein: protein MTTPKPNDTARPVTPEDILEDLRAVVRDAEALLRATEGQAGEKINEVRDRVRSTLDDARERIKVAGVDAGERTRAAARTADNYVHENPWLVIGVAAGLGYLIGRAGRRD from the coding sequence ATGACCACTCCCAAGCCGAATGATACCGCCCGCCCCGTGACGCCAGAGGACATCCTCGAGGACCTGCGCGCCGTCGTGCGCGACGCCGAGGCGCTGCTGCGTGCCACAGAAGGCCAGGCCGGCGAGAAGATCAACGAGGTGCGCGACCGCGTGCGCAGCACGCTTGACGATGCCCGCGAGCGCATCAAGGTCGCGGGCGTCGATGCCGGCGAGCGCACACGTGCGGCCGCCCGCACGGCCGACAATTACGTGCACGAGAATCCCTGGCTGGTCATCGGCGTCGCCGCCGGGCTGGGCTACCTGATCGGTCGCGCCGGCCGGAGGGACTAG
- a CDS encoding deoxyribodipyrimidine photo-lyase has translation MSEPLIIHWFRQDLRLADNPALHRAAAAGRVLPVFVLDDVNAGSLRRGAASRWWLHHSLAALDRSLQGRLVLLRGDALDLVPALAAQVGATAVHCNRCYEPWRIARDTKLKEKLAAQGVAAVSTNGSLLWEPWDVSNAAGKPYQVFTPFYRKGCLNAGAPRLPLPRPERLALAELPAGALPLAALELLPRIRWDRQLEPHWKIGEEAATARLASFLAGGLRGYREGRDFPARPHTSRLSPALHFGEVSPNQLWYGARAAGEGPDLDHFQSELAWREFSYALLFHHPTLPTDNLQPSFDAFPWDDESTLLRAWQRGQTGIPFVDAGMRELWQTGWMHNRVRMVTGSFLVKNLLLHWHHGEAWFRDCLVDADLAANSASWQWVAGCGADAAPYFRIFNPVLQGRRFDPDGAYTRRFVPELAGLPDRWLFAPWEAPAAVLQAAGVELGKDYPRPVVDLAVSRQRALAAYAESRGGAR, from the coding sequence ATGAGCGAACCGCTGATCATCCACTGGTTCCGCCAGGACCTGCGCCTGGCCGACAACCCGGCGCTGCATCGCGCCGCGGCCGCCGGTCGCGTGCTGCCCGTGTTCGTGCTCGACGACGTAAACGCCGGCAGCCTGCGCCGCGGCGCCGCCTCGCGCTGGTGGCTGCACCACAGCCTGGCCGCGCTGGACCGGTCGCTGCAGGGCCGGCTTGTGCTGCTGCGCGGTGATGCGCTGGACCTGGTGCCCGCGCTCGCCGCGCAGGTCGGCGCCACGGCCGTGCACTGTAACCGCTGCTACGAACCGTGGCGCATCGCCCGCGACACGAAGCTGAAGGAGAAGCTCGCGGCGCAGGGTGTGGCCGCCGTCAGCACCAACGGCTCGCTGCTCTGGGAACCGTGGGACGTCAGCAACGCCGCCGGCAAGCCGTACCAGGTCTTCACGCCCTTCTACCGCAAGGGCTGCCTCAATGCGGGCGCGCCGCGACTGCCGCTGCCGCGGCCGGAACGACTGGCCCTTGCCGAGCTGCCCGCAGGAGCGCTGCCGCTGGCCGCGCTGGAGCTCCTGCCGCGCATTCGCTGGGACCGGCAGCTGGAGCCGCACTGGAAGATCGGCGAGGAGGCGGCGACCGCGCGGCTCGCCTCGTTCCTGGCCGGCGGCCTGCGTGGTTATCGCGAGGGACGCGACTTCCCGGCGCGCCCGCACACGTCGCGCCTGTCGCCGGCGCTGCACTTCGGCGAAGTGTCGCCCAACCAGCTCTGGTACGGTGCGCGCGCCGCGGGCGAAGGACCGGACCTGGACCACTTCCAGAGCGAACTGGCCTGGCGCGAGTTCTCCTACGCCCTGCTTTTCCACCATCCGACCCTGCCGACCGATAACCTGCAGCCGTCGTTCGACGCCTTTCCCTGGGACGATGAGTCAACGCTGTTGCGGGCCTGGCAGCGCGGCCAAACCGGAATCCCTTTCGTCGACGCCGGCATGCGCGAACTGTGGCAGACGGGCTGGATGCACAATCGTGTGCGGATGGTGACGGGTTCGTTCCTCGTCAAGAACCTGCTGCTGCACTGGCACCACGGCGAGGCGTGGTTCCGCGACTGCCTGGTCGACGCCGACCTGGCGGCCAACAGCGCGTCATGGCAGTGGGTGGCCGGTTGCGGCGCGGATGCTGCGCCCTACTTCCGCATCTTCAATCCCGTGCTGCAGGGCCGCAGGTTCGACCCCGACGGCGCCTACACGCGCCGCTTCGTTCCCGAACTGGCGGGCCTGCCCGATCGCTGGCTCTTCGCGCCGTGGGAAGCGCCGGCGGCGGTGTTGCAGGCGGCCGGTGTCGAGCTCGGGAAGGACTATCCGCGGCCGGTGGTCGACCTGGCCGTTTCGCGGCAGCGGGCGCTGGCGGCGTACGCGGAGTCGCGCGGCGGCGCGCGGTGA
- a CDS encoding phage holin family protein has protein sequence MDDRLDSAPDEEASRGLFASLRSLVDRVLAVLQTRGELLSTELEEEVTRLVGVLVWSFAGVFAAIVGLSFVGVAILLAAPANWRVPVAIIMAVAFLGVAVAGWFSIRRIARAKPRPFDASLGEIDKDLRKLRSKR, from the coding sequence GTGGACGACCGCCTGGACAGTGCCCCCGACGAGGAAGCCTCGCGGGGCCTCTTCGCTTCGCTGCGCTCACTGGTCGACCGCGTCCTGGCCGTGCTGCAGACGCGCGGCGAACTGCTGTCGACCGAGCTCGAAGAGGAAGTGACGCGACTGGTCGGCGTGCTGGTGTGGTCGTTCGCCGGCGTCTTCGCCGCGATCGTCGGCCTCTCGTTCGTGGGCGTGGCCATCCTGCTTGCGGCCCCGGCGAACTGGCGCGTGCCGGTGGCGATCATCATGGCCGTGGCGTTCCTCGGAGTCGCGGTGGCGGGTTGGTTCTCCATCCGCCGCATCGCGCGCGCCAAGCCACGCCCCTTCGACGCCAGCCTGGGCGAGATCGACAAGGACCTGCGGAAGCTGCGGAGCAAGCGATGA
- a CDS encoding formylglycine-generating enzyme family protein, whose product MRAHGLRPTRTIILALWIMLAPGAVAAAELAVSNVQVTPLPFSASYDISYDLQTVEDLPVTITLLVSSDGGLTFPLTCTTVAGDVGDGVLPGSARHIVWNAAIDAPGLNGQTLRVRVEADDHRGDPVPPTGFAYVPAGTFEMGSPVGEPGRATNESLHPVTLTRGFFISKFEVTAQRWYEVMGGTPSTAQAPVNYISWDSAVRYCNALSALEGLTPAYVIGAGTNNVIWNQAADGYRLPTEAEWEYACRAGTVMAFHNDTNCLSSDTEANYRGNTLQLTGCALGVFRNARLAVGSFPANAWGLYDMHGNILEWVWDTYRTDYQNLSAIDPVCDLGVTGYRIFRGGRWNIDARYCRSAYRYFYYPGDSVANFGLRPVRWAP is encoded by the coding sequence ATGCGGGCACACGGGCTGCGGCCGACGCGCACCATCATCCTGGCGCTGTGGATCATGCTGGCCCCGGGCGCCGTCGCCGCCGCCGAACTGGCCGTGAGCAACGTGCAGGTGACGCCGCTGCCGTTCTCGGCTTCGTATGACATCTCCTACGACCTGCAGACCGTCGAGGACCTGCCGGTGACGATCACGCTGCTGGTGTCGTCCGATGGCGGGCTGACGTTCCCGCTCACCTGCACGACCGTTGCCGGAGACGTGGGCGATGGCGTCCTGCCGGGCAGCGCGCGGCACATCGTGTGGAACGCCGCGATCGATGCGCCGGGTCTCAACGGCCAGACCCTGCGCGTGCGCGTGGAAGCCGACGATCATCGCGGCGACCCGGTGCCGCCGACGGGATTCGCCTACGTTCCGGCCGGCACCTTCGAGATGGGCAGTCCGGTCGGCGAGCCCGGTCGCGCCACCAACGAGAGCCTGCACCCGGTCACGCTGACGCGCGGTTTCTTCATCTCGAAGTTCGAAGTCACGGCGCAGCGCTGGTACGAGGTCATGGGTGGCACGCCATCGACCGCCCAGGCACCGGTGAACTACATCAGCTGGGACAGCGCGGTGCGGTACTGCAACGCGCTCTCGGCCCTGGAAGGCCTGACGCCCGCCTACGTCATCGGCGCCGGCACCAACAACGTCATCTGGAACCAGGCTGCCGACGGCTACCGCCTGCCGACCGAAGCGGAATGGGAGTACGCCTGCCGCGCAGGCACCGTGATGGCGTTCCACAACGACACCAACTGCCTGTCATCGGACACCGAGGCAAACTACCGGGGCAACACGCTCCAGCTGACGGGCTGCGCCCTGGGCGTCTTCCGCAACGCGCGGTTGGCCGTGGGTTCGTTCCCGGCCAATGCCTGGGGCCTGTACGACATGCACGGCAACATCCTCGAATGGGTGTGGGACACGTACCGCACCGACTACCAGAACCTCAGCGCCATCGACCCGGTGTGCGACCTGGGCGTGACCGGCTATCGCATCTTCCGCGGAGGGCGCTGGAACATCGACGCGCGCTACTGCCGCTCGGCCTATCGCTACTTCTATTACCCGGGCGACTCGGTCGCCAACTTCGGGCTGCGGCCCGTGCGGTGGGCGCCCTGA
- a CDS encoding tetratricopeptide repeat protein gives MSTVPKAIPGASRVAARYVLPGLLALLCLAVFLPAASFEFTNLDDNVYVVDNPALAKGLSVDGVRWAFTTRHGDLWMPVTWLTYLADHQLGAGTPGAFHRTNIVMHVAGTLLLYFVLRRLTGAVWRPALVAALFAIHPLHVESVAWVAERKDVLSGFFFLLALLPHAKPEVAALSPRARLFSLLCFALALMSKPMVVTLPVVLLLLDYRQPGQRPALRRQLVEKIPYLALAAAASALTWHLVQTRDIGGPAPLALPVRLAQAIGYCALYLERAVWPTGLSVSYPPEGLLFTPAQVALAAGALAAVSWLAWRGRNQRRLVWLGWLWFLVMLLPVLDLVQGGMQLMSDRYFYLPSIGLFMALAWLAGEAAGRRARLRLPIAAAAVAAVAVLGWAAHRQVQVWRDSRTLFSHAVAVNDADYLSHLNLGKAFEAEGRLAEALPHLQRAATLHAAPLYLVNLADVLRKLERHEQAVAAYREAVRLQPEFPSARNNLGNSLVAVGDWAGAEEQFVIAVRQDPAYPDAHCNLGLVRLRQGRADAAAACFRRALELEPGHARAAALLARLARESR, from the coding sequence GTGTCGACCGTCCCGAAGGCCATCCCGGGCGCGAGCCGGGTCGCCGCTCGATATGTCCTCCCGGGCTTGTTGGCGCTGCTCTGCCTGGCCGTGTTCCTGCCGGCCGCCTCGTTCGAGTTCACGAACCTCGATGACAATGTCTACGTGGTCGACAATCCGGCGCTGGCCAAGGGCCTGTCCGTTGACGGCGTGCGCTGGGCCTTCACCACGCGCCACGGCGACCTGTGGATGCCGGTCACCTGGCTCACCTACCTGGCCGACCACCAACTCGGGGCCGGGACGCCCGGTGCCTTTCACCGCACGAACATCGTGATGCATGTTGCCGGTACGCTGCTGCTGTACTTCGTCCTGCGCCGACTGACCGGTGCGGTCTGGCGGCCCGCGCTGGTTGCCGCGCTGTTCGCGATCCATCCGTTGCACGTGGAGTCGGTGGCGTGGGTGGCCGAGCGCAAGGACGTGCTGAGCGGGTTCTTCTTCCTGCTGGCGCTGCTGCCGCATGCGAAGCCGGAAGTGGCGGCACTGTCGCCGCGCGCCCGCCTGTTCTCGCTCCTCTGCTTCGCGCTGGCGCTGATGTCCAAGCCGATGGTCGTTACCCTGCCGGTGGTGCTGCTGCTGCTCGATTACCGGCAGCCGGGACAGCGTCCCGCGCTGCGGCGCCAGCTCGTGGAGAAGATCCCCTACCTGGCGCTGGCGGCCGCGGCGTCGGCGCTCACGTGGCACCTGGTGCAGACGCGCGACATCGGGGGGCCGGCGCCGCTCGCCCTTCCGGTGCGCCTGGCGCAGGCGATCGGCTATTGCGCGCTGTACCTGGAGCGCGCCGTCTGGCCGACGGGACTGTCGGTGTCGTATCCGCCGGAGGGCCTGCTGTTCACGCCGGCGCAGGTCGCCCTGGCGGCCGGCGCGCTTGCCGCCGTTTCGTGGCTGGCCTGGCGCGGGCGCAACCAGCGGCGCCTGGTGTGGCTCGGCTGGCTGTGGTTCCTCGTCATGCTGCTGCCGGTGCTCGACCTGGTGCAGGGCGGCATGCAGTTGATGTCGGACCGCTACTTCTACCTGCCCTCGATCGGTCTCTTCATGGCTCTGGCGTGGCTCGCCGGGGAGGCAGCCGGGCGCCGGGCCCGCCTGCGGTTGCCGATCGCGGCGGCGGCCGTGGCGGCGGTGGCGGTGCTGGGATGGGCGGCCCATCGGCAGGTGCAGGTGTGGCGCGACAGCCGCACGCTGTTCTCGCACGCCGTGGCGGTCAACGACGCCGACTACCTCTCGCACCTGAACCTGGGCAAGGCGTTCGAGGCCGAGGGTCGCCTGGCCGAGGCGCTGCCGCACCTGCAACGCGCCGCGACCCTGCACGCAGCGCCGCTCTACCTGGTCAATCTCGCCGACGTGCTGCGCAAGCTGGAGCGCCACGAGCAGGCCGTCGCCGCCTATCGCGAAGCCGTGCGGCTGCAGCCGGAGTTCCCCTCGGCGCGCAACAACCTCGGCAACTCGCTGGTGGCGGTCGGCGACTGGGCCGGCGCCGAGGAGCAGTTCGTGATCGCCGTGCGGCAGGATCCGGCTTACCCTGACGCCCATTGCAACCTCGGACTCGTGCGGCTGCGCCAGGGCCGCGCGGACGCAGCCGCCGCGTGCTTCCGCCGCGCACTGGAACTGGAACCGGGGCACGCGCGCGCGGCGGCGCTGCTGGCCAGGCTCGCCCGGGAATCTCGCTGA
- a CDS encoding helix-turn-helix transcriptional regulator, translating into MNRTGIGNRIRRLRFEHGEMTQQELATRCEVARQTIVFLEADRYSPSLALAFRIARVFGVQVEDVFTWANDDRMAKQGDSRE; encoded by the coding sequence ATGAACCGGACCGGAATCGGCAATCGCATCCGCCGCCTGCGCTTCGAACACGGTGAGATGACGCAGCAGGAACTGGCGACTCGCTGTGAGGTCGCGCGGCAGACGATCGTCTTCCTCGAAGCCGACCGCTACAGCCCGAGTCTCGCCCTGGCGTTCCGGATCGCGCGCGTCTTCGGTGTTCAGGTCGAAGATGTCTTCACGTGGGCGAACGACGACCGGATGGCCAAGCAGGGTGACAGCCGGGAGTGA
- a CDS encoding peptide chain release factor 3 yields MIPAQPRGSATLRREIARRRTFAIVSHPDAGKTTLTEKFLLYGGAVQLAGSVTARRDQRSTTSDWMELEKKRGISISSTVLQFDYRDFRINLLDTPGHSDFSEDTYRVLTAVDAAVMVIDAAKGIENQTRKLFEVCRQRGVPIFTFMNKLDRPSREPLALLDQLEDVLGIAAYPMNWPLGTGQDFKGVWDRCDRVAHIYEVTPKGNYRAPVTNVELTDPVIRDLMSEQSYRALQDEIALLDGAGTELDAAAIASGRMTPVYFGSALNNFGVQLLLDGFLEHSLPPGSRRSGSLTVQPDQEAFTGFVFKIQANMDPRHRDRIAFVRVVSGTFNRDMSVTVARTGAKTRLSNAAKVFGRDRETVDEAYAGDVVGIVGNSRLIIGDTLTEDPAIAYDEIPRFPPECFSYLENTDTAKFKQFRNGVDQLLEEGVVQRFEQPDSSRQRQLIGAVGPLQFEIVQYRLESEYGAAARIVPAPWTVARWVESELADRDLPLPGDACLVRDALGRRIALFVNEWSLRYFSDRHPGVKLHVSPR; encoded by the coding sequence ATGATCCCAGCCCAGCCCCGCGGTTCAGCCACACTTCGCCGGGAGATCGCGCGGCGGCGGACGTTTGCGATCGTTTCGCACCCCGATGCCGGCAAGACGACGCTGACCGAGAAGTTCCTCCTCTACGGCGGCGCGGTGCAGCTGGCCGGGTCGGTGACGGCCCGCCGCGACCAGCGGTCCACCACGTCCGACTGGATGGAGCTGGAGAAGAAGCGGGGCATCTCGATCAGTTCGACCGTGCTGCAGTTCGACTACCGCGATTTCCGGATCAACCTGCTGGATACGCCGGGGCACAGCGACTTCTCGGAGGACACCTACCGGGTCCTGACCGCGGTCGATGCCGCCGTCATGGTCATCGACGCCGCCAAGGGCATCGAGAACCAGACGCGGAAGCTGTTCGAGGTCTGCCGGCAGCGCGGTGTGCCCATCTTCACGTTCATGAACAAGCTGGATCGCCCGTCGCGCGAGCCGCTGGCCCTGCTGGACCAGCTGGAAGACGTCCTGGGCATTGCCGCGTACCCGATGAACTGGCCGCTGGGCACGGGCCAGGACTTCAAGGGCGTCTGGGATCGGTGCGACAGGGTGGCCCACATCTACGAGGTGACGCCGAAGGGGAACTACCGGGCGCCGGTCACCAACGTCGAGCTGACCGATCCGGTCATCCGCGATCTCATGAGCGAGCAGTCGTACCGCGCCCTGCAGGACGAGATCGCGCTGCTGGACGGCGCGGGCACGGAATTGGACGCCGCCGCCATCGCCTCGGGCCGCATGACACCGGTGTACTTCGGCAGCGCGCTGAACAATTTCGGCGTGCAGCTGCTGCTGGACGGCTTCCTCGAGCACTCGCTGCCGCCGGGCTCGCGTCGCAGCGGGTCCCTCACCGTGCAGCCCGACCAGGAGGCCTTCACGGGCTTCGTGTTCAAGATCCAGGCGAACATGGACCCGCGCCATCGCGACCGCATCGCGTTCGTGCGGGTCGTCTCCGGCACGTTCAACCGCGACATGTCCGTGACCGTGGCCCGCACCGGGGCCAAGACGCGACTGTCGAATGCCGCCAAGGTCTTCGGTCGCGATCGCGAGACCGTTGACGAGGCCTACGCGGGCGATGTGGTGGGCATCGTCGGCAACTCGCGACTCATCATCGGGGACACCCTGACCGAGGACCCGGCGATCGCCTACGACGAGATCCCGCGCTTCCCGCCCGAGTGCTTCAGCTACCTGGAGAACACCGATACGGCGAAGTTCAAGCAGTTCCGCAACGGCGTGGACCAGCTCCTCGAGGAGGGCGTGGTGCAGCGCTTTGAGCAGCCCGATTCCAGCCGCCAGCGTCAGCTGATCGGGGCCGTGGGGCCGCTGCAGTTCGAGATCGTGCAGTACCGTCTCGAAAGCGAATACGGAGCGGCGGCCCGCATCGTGCCGGCGCCCTGGACCGTTGCCCGCTGGGTCGAGTCCGAGCTCGCGGACCGGGACCTGCCGCTGCCGGGAGACGCCTGCCTCGTTCGTGATGCGCTGGGACGGCGCATCGCGCTGTTCGTCAACGAATGGAGCCTGCGCTACTTCAGCGATCGCCATCCCGGCGTGAAGCTCCACGTCTCGCCACGGTAG
- a CDS encoding T9SS type A sorting domain-containing protein, with product MRQPLLLLLVPVVLLGCAGAARATVVHADSADFLLDIVSAVDDPSSDLPATTRFTAASPNPFNPGTTITFELAAAGPVELSIHDLQGRLVQTIATGTLAAGHHQAAWNGRDRSGQVVASGTYLCRLVAAGRVQSLKLVLTK from the coding sequence ATGCGCCAGCCGTTGCTCCTTCTTCTCGTGCCGGTCGTGCTGCTGGGCTGCGCCGGCGCCGCCCGGGCCACGGTGGTCCACGCCGATTCGGCGGACTTCCTCCTCGATATCGTGTCGGCTGTCGACGACCCGTCCTCCGACCTGCCGGCGACGACCAGGTTCACGGCGGCGAGCCCGAACCCGTTCAATCCCGGCACGACCATCACCTTCGAGCTGGCTGCAGCCGGACCGGTCGAACTCTCGATCCATGACCTCCAGGGGCGGCTGGTGCAGACCATCGCAACCGGCACCCTGGCCGCCGGCCACCACCAGGCTGCCTGGAACGGGCGGGACCGCAGCGGGCAGGTCGTGGCGTCGGGGACCTATCTGTGCCGCCTGGTTGCCGCAGGTCGCGTGCAGTCCCTGAAGCTCGTCCTGACGAAATGA